The DNA region CTTTTTCCCGGCGGAGATAATGGCGGGCCAGCAGGACGAGAATGTCGTCATTGTCGACGGCCTGCCCGGTTTCATCGACAAAGCCTACCCGGTCACCGTCGCCGTCGAAAGCAATGCCCAGGTCGGCGCCCGTCTCCCTTACCCGTGCCCCTAAAGCCGCCAGGTTTTCCGCCAGCGCCGGATTAGGGGGGCGGTGCGGAAAGGCGCCGTCGGGCCGGCAATACATTTCAATGACGTCATAACCAAGAGCGCGGAACAAGCGGGGGGCAATGGGCGCCGTGGCGCCATTGCCGGCGTCGATAACGACGCGCAAATGGCCCGGCTTAGCCAGGCCGGCGGTATACTGCACATATTCGTCCACCACCGGCCGGGCAACAATGGCGCCATCACCGGCAGTACGCTCATCAGCGGCGACCATTGCCGCGATTTCCGCAATATCCGCCTCAGTCACCGGCGCATGTCCGAATACCAGTTTAAAGCCATTGTAGGGAGCAGGGTTATGGGAAGCGGTAATCATCACCCCGCCGGCAGCGCCGGTAACTTTTAGCGCGTAATAGAAGACCGGCGTCGCGACAGTGCCAATATCAAGAACACGGCACCCCGATTCGGCCAGTGCATCCAGTACGATGCGCTGCAATGCCGGCGTCGACAGGCGGATATCGCCGCCAACCACCACCGTTTGGCCGGTTAGTTTTACTCCCACCGCCAGGGCAATGCGGCGGGCCATATAATCGGTCAGGTCTTTTCCGACAATGCCGCGAATGTCGCAGGCGTGAAAAATCGACATACCTTTCTCCTTTCGCAATAGCTACATTAGGGATATTGTAGCACGACCGCAGGAAATCATTCAATTGCGTACCGGCACTTTCCATAAATGAACGCAATGCTTCCATCGTATTGGCTCCTAAAACCAAAAGCCGTCTACACCTGCTCGCGTGTAAACGGCTTTTTATTTTTCGTCATAATTTTTCATATTGGTGACAGCCCACCGCTGCCAGGCTTGCTCAAACGCCTGGTAATCCATGCCCAGGGCGCCGGTGATGGCGGCCTCGGTACTGCGCCCCTTTTGCAGGTCGGCAATAATCGCCATCAGTTTGTCCTCGCCATGCACTTCGGCAATATAACGGACCGCGGCCAGCGCTTCGCGGTAAGCGAGCGATTGTTCGGGCAGGTTGTCGAAGTTCTCGTCCAGTTCGGCCATCGTATAAAGCTTACCGGTCAGCTTGTTGCGCGGTGTAAGCCACTCATAACCGTTTGCGCGATATTCCATATACTGGGCTAGCCCTTCGGTAAACCAGCGGGTATAGTTACCGCTCGTCATATGGTCAAAGACCAAGTGCGTGAATTCATGGACCATCGGCCCCTTATGGATGAACTCCTTAGTGGACTCGCCGGCTTTCAGCCATACATGGGGCGATAAAATCCGGATAACGCCTCCCCAATATACTCCCATGGCGCTTTGGTCGCCGGACCAGCCAAACGCCTGGTTAAGCTGCTGGCGGTCAGGATAAACCAGCAGCAGGGTTTTTTCGGCCGGCTCATACCTGAGGGCCTGGGTGACAGGTCCGTAAGCGGCTTCGGCGGCGGTAGCAAGCATCGCTACCGTATCGGCGTCAGCCGCAGTATATTTGATAATAAAGTGCGGCGTCTCATAAACGGCCATGTCGCGCGTCTGGTAAGCGATTTTGGCCGCAGCTAACTGGCGCGCCAGCGGATATAGCCACATGCGGGGGAGCTGCGCCGGAACGAGGGCCAGCAGCGCTACCACCAGGCCGAGAGCGATGAGGGCTGTCACCTTATCGTGAAATAAAATGGTACGCATGGGTACCCCTCCTCTCCCGGTCCTCATGGAGTCCCATTATACCATAACCACAGGCCCCTCGCCTATTGGTATTTTATGTAAACTACTTGACTAAGTTAACGCCGGCGCTGGTGCCGATGCGGGTTGCACCGGCCGCAATCAACGGGAGCGCCTGCTCGCGCGTCCGGATGCCGCCCGCGGCCTTGATGCCAAGCTTACCGCCTGCTACCCTGGCCAGCAACCGGACATCCGCTTCGGTCGCCCCGCCTGGTCCAAAACCGGTGGACGTCTTGACAAATTGCGCGCCCGCTTCCAGGATGGCCAGACAGGCTCGCTCCTTCTCCTCATCGGTGAGTAGAGCCGCCTCAATAATGACCTTCACAACCCGTCCTTCGGCGGCACGGACGACCGTCCGGATATCGTCGGCCACCGCCGTCCATTGACCGGCTTTAGCCGCGCCAATATTCATAACCATGTCAATTTCATCGGCTTTATGCTCCACCGCCGCCTGGGTTTCAACAGCTTTGACCGCCGTAAGCGTCGCCCCGAGCGGAAAGCCGACCACAGTCGCCACTTTTACGCCGCTACCGGCCAAGCGGTGCGCCGCCAGGCTCACATAACAAGGGTTGACGCAGACCGCCGCAAAATTATGCTCGGCCGCTTCAGCACACAGGCGGAGGATGTCGTCTACCGTCGCTTCCGGCTTGAGCAGGGTGTGATCAATGTAGGACGCTAAGTTAATGCAAGACCCTCCTTTCGGCAAGCCTGGCGGGTCAGGCTTGACTTGTTTTAAAAATTGACTTATTTCAGTGAACAGCCGAAAACCATATGGTTTCAATTACCGTCCCCGGAAATTGAATTCGCCAAGGCCGGGCAAAAATCCTGGTGAAACCGGCAAAAAACGAAAACCCCGGCCTGCACGCTCGCAAACCGGGGCTATGTATTATTCCTGTTTTTCAAACTTGTCTTTCGGAGCGCCGCACTCGGGACATTTGCCGGGACGGCAACGGCCTTCCTTGGTAGCACCGCACACCGTGCATTTCCAGACTGCCATTAAAGTCCACCTCCTATTCTTTAGCCGCGCACTCAGGGCACACGCCATAAAAATAAAACTGTTGGCCTGTAATCCGGTAGGGCGTGGTCTTTACTACCTTCTCAACAAATTCAGTGCTGTCGACGCCGTGCAGGTCATCCACCCGGCCGCACCGCCGGCAGCAGATGTGCGGATGGTTGGAAGTGTCGGCATCGTAGCGGAAGCTGTCTTCACCGGCGTTTAACACCTGGATTAGCCCAAGCTCCTTGAGGATTTCAATGGTCTTATACACTGTCGCCAAACTCATTGTTGGATAAATAGGCTGCAACTGGTGGAAAATCATCTCGGCA from Sporolituus thermophilus DSM 23256 includes:
- a CDS encoding phosphomannomutase/phosphoglucomutase yields the protein MSIFHACDIRGIVGKDLTDYMARRIALAVGVKLTGQTVVVGGDIRLSTPALQRIVLDALAESGCRVLDIGTVATPVFYYALKVTGAAGGVMITASHNPAPYNGFKLVFGHAPVTEADIAEIAAMVAADERTAGDGAIVARPVVDEYVQYTAGLAKPGHLRVVIDAGNGATAPIAPRLFRALGYDVIEMYCRPDGAFPHRPPNPALAENLAALGARVRETGADLGIAFDGDGDRVGFVDETGQAVDNDDILVLLARHYLRREKGTVIYDAKCSMVVPEEIAKAGGRAVMARAGHTFSKAAFLREKALFAGEISGHFFFRELGYDDGMYAGLKMCEIVAESGPLGTLVNTIPNYILTPDIRVPYPGQDKEAILAGVAARLAAYRPNLIDGVRIEFSDGWGMIRASVTEPLFTLRFEAKTPERLREIITLLLDALPDYLRAAVRDKMAEI
- a CDS encoding peptidase MA family metallohydrolase, which gives rise to MRTILFHDKVTALIALGLVVALLALVPAQLPRMWLYPLARQLAAAKIAYQTRDMAVYETPHFIIKYTAADADTVAMLATAAEAAYGPVTQALRYEPAEKTLLLVYPDRQQLNQAFGWSGDQSAMGVYWGGVIRILSPHVWLKAGESTKEFIHKGPMVHEFTHLVFDHMTSGNYTRWFTEGLAQYMEYRANGYEWLTPRNKLTGKLYTMAELDENFDNLPEQSLAYREALAAVRYIAEVHGEDKLMAIIADLQKGRSTEAAITGALGMDYQAFEQAWQRWAVTNMKNYDEK
- the deoC gene encoding deoxyribose-phosphate aldolase yields the protein MNLASYIDHTLLKPEATVDDILRLCAEAAEHNFAAVCVNPCYVSLAAHRLAGSGVKVATVVGFPLGATLTAVKAVETQAAVEHKADEIDMVMNIGAAKAGQWTAVADDIRTVVRAAEGRVVKVIIEAALLTDEEKERACLAILEAGAQFVKTSTGFGPGGATEADVRLLARVAGGKLGIKAAGGIRTREQALPLIAAGATRIGTSAGVNLVK
- a CDS encoding RCKP-type rubredoxin-like domain-containing protein codes for the protein MAVWKCTVCGATKEGRCRPGKCPECGAPKDKFEKQE
- a CDS encoding Fur family transcriptional regulator translates to MGVCVTTLLREKGFKVTPQRLAIYNVLAASKAHPSAEMIFHQLQPIYPTMSLATVYKTIEILKELGLIQVLNAGEDSFRYDADTSNHPHICCRRCGRVDDLHGVDSTEFVEKVVKTTPYRITGQQFYFYGVCPECAAKE